A stretch of Henckelia pumila isolate YLH828 chromosome 4, ASM3356847v2, whole genome shotgun sequence DNA encodes these proteins:
- the LOC140863154 gene encoding protein DETOXIFICATION 46, chloroplastic, translated as MNIGTLPRYSCHPLFRPPDKVLRRNFVSQSRNHQILIKKQSRIVIRKCFSPNEESFAEVSAREGERTDTVEKMLELDEISDKKIEGFSENESMWNQLIEIVRFSGPAVGLWICGPLMSLIDTAVIGQGSSIELAALGPGTVLCDYTCYIFMFLSIATSNLVATSLAKQDKLEVQHQISSLLFIGLASGFLMLFFTRCYGRLALTGFAGATNADIISAADTYVQIRGLAWPAVLIGWVAQSASLGMKDSWGPLKALAVASVINGVGDIVLCRFLGYGIAGAAWATMVSQVVAAYMMIAALNNKGYNGFAISIPKPDELLQIFMLAAPVFVTMTSKVAFYSLLVYFATSLGTQAVAAHQVMVQVYCMCTVFGEPLSQTAQSFMPELLYGTNRSLAKARTLLKSLFIIGAVTGVILGIIGTIIPWLFPKIFSSDPAVVQEMHKVLIPFFIALCVTPSTHSLEGTLLAGRDLKFISMSMSGIFCLGTLLLLIVRNSGYGLTGCWFALVAFQWSRFLVALRRLTTAEGVLYSEDMSRYQLGEAKTA; from the exons ATGAATATCGGAACCCTACCTCGCTACTCCTGCCACCCCTTATTCCGCCCCCCTGACAAAGTATTGAGACGAAACTTCGTTTCACAGAGTAGGAATCACCAGATTTTGATCAAGAAACAGAGCAGAATCGTGATCAGGAAGTGTTTCTCCCCAAATGAGGAGAGCTTTGCTGAAGTTTCAGCTCGTGAAGGAGAAAGGACGGACACGGTGGAGAAAATGTTGGAACTGGACGAGATTTCCGACAAGAAAATCGAAGGATTCTCGGAGAATGAGAGTATGTGGAATCAGTTGATTGAAATCGTCAGGTTCTCTGGACCGGCGGTCGGGCTTTGGATTTGTGGCCCGTTGATGAGTTTGATTGATACTGCTGTTATTGGTCAAGGCAGCTCCATCGAGCTTGCTGCTTTAG GACCGGGGACAGTGCTTTGTGATTATACTTGCTACATATTCATGTTCCTCTCGATTGCTACTTCCAACTTGGTTGCTACATCTCTTGCTAAACAG GACAAACTTGAGGTGCAGCATCAGATATCCAGCTTGCTTTTTATTGGATTGGCTAGTGGTTTCCTGATGCTTTTCTTTACAAGATGTTACGGTAGATTAGCGTTAACTG GGTTTGCTGGGGCAACTAATGCAGATATCATAAGTGCAGCTGATACTTATGTTCAG ATTCGGGGATTAGCATGGCCAGCAGTTCTTATAGGATGGGTTGCGCAAAGTGCAAG TTTGGGAATGAAAGATTCATGGGGACCGTTGAAGGCTTTGGCTGTTGCAAGTGTTATAAATGGCGTAGGTGATATAGTTTTGTGTAGATTCCTAGGATATGGTATCGCTGGAGCAGCATGGGCAACGATGGTGTCACAG GTTGTTGCGGCTTATATGATGATTGCGGCTTTGAACAATAAAGGTTATAATGGATTTGCCATCTCTATTCCAAAGCCTGACGAACTCCTTCAGATATTCATGCTCGCAGCTCCAGTGTTTGTGACAATGACATCAAAG GTGGCCTTTTACTCTCTACTTGTCTACTTTGCTACATCATTAGGGACACAAGCTGTTGCTGCTCATCAG GTGATGGTACAAGTGTACTGTATGTGCACTGTATTTGGTGAACCACTTTCTCAAACTGCCCAGTCATTTATGCCCGAGCTTTTGTATGGAACGAATAGAAGTTTAGCAAAG GCTCGAACGTTACTGAAGTCACTATTCATCATCGGCGCGGTAACTGGAGTGATATTGGGAATTATTGGGACAATTATTCCCTGGCTATTCCCTAAAATTTTTTCCTCCGATCCTGCCGTCGTACAGGAG ATGCACAAGGTATTGATCCCTTTCTTCATTGCTCTATGCGTCACACCCAGTACTCATAGCCTTGAAGGTACATTGTTG GCGGGACGAGACTTGAAGTTCATCAGCATGTCTATGAGTGGGATCTTTTGTTTAGGGACTCTTCTTCTACTG ATTGTACGGAATAGCGGCTATGGTTTAACTGGATGTTGGTTTGCACTGGTGGCATTTCAATGG TCTCGGTTTCTCGTCGCCCTTCGAAGGCTCACCACAGCGGAGGGTGTGCTTTATTCCGAGGATATGAGTCGATATCAACTTGGTGAGGCGAAAACTGCGTAA